The following proteins come from a genomic window of Streptomyces liliiviolaceus:
- a CDS encoding SsgA family sporulation/cell division regulator yields MSAVEQYARAHIVTDEVQDPPAVPVALRYDPEADPRRVHIMLPGHHEWVFARDLLEQGLRSPAAAGDVRIWPCGRVQAVMEFHSAKGVAVVQFEAKTLIRFLRRTYTATPVSSN; encoded by the coding sequence ATGTCCGCCGTTGAGCAGTACGCGCGCGCCCACATCGTGACGGACGAGGTGCAGGATCCGCCCGCCGTGCCGGTGGCCCTTCGATACGACCCGGAGGCCGACCCCCGACGGGTGCACATCATGCTGCCCGGCCACCACGAGTGGGTCTTCGCCCGCGACCTGCTCGAACAGGGGCTGCGGTCGCCGGCCGCCGCCGGTGACGTACGCATCTGGCCCTGCGGCCGGGTCCAGGCCGTCATGGAGTTCCACTCGGCGAAGGGGGTGGCGGTCGTGCAGTTCGAGGCGAAGACGCTGATCCGCTTCCTGCGCCGGACGTACACGGCCACCCCCGTGTCGTCGAACTGA
- a CDS encoding energy-coupling factor ABC transporter permease, with the protein MHVPDGFINAPVSVAAGAVAATAVAVSLRGARRELDERTAPLAGLVAAFIFAVQMLNFPVAAGTSGHLLGGALAAILVGPFTGVLCVSVVLLMQGILFADGGLTALGVNITNMAVVTTVVAYAVFRGLVKLLPRKRRSITVSAFVAAVISVPAAAVAFTLIYAVGGTTDVPIGQVFTAMVGVHVLIGIGEAAITALTVGAVIAVRPDLVYGARGLTAPLKLRVNGELVDTPAAEPVPVAARSHRRVWLAGLATSLVLAGFVSFYASANPDGLEKVASDKGIDAKVEDHAAADSPLADYGVEGLTNSRISGGLAGVIGVGVTVVAGTGVFWAVRRRRTPENQSGPSQVGESV; encoded by the coding sequence ATGCACGTGCCAGACGGATTCATCAACGCGCCCGTCTCCGTCGCCGCCGGAGCCGTGGCCGCCACGGCGGTCGCGGTGAGCCTGCGCGGCGCCCGCCGTGAACTGGACGAACGTACGGCCCCGCTCGCGGGACTGGTCGCCGCGTTCATCTTCGCCGTGCAGATGCTGAACTTCCCGGTCGCGGCCGGGACCAGCGGACATCTGCTCGGAGGCGCGCTCGCCGCGATACTCGTGGGCCCCTTCACCGGGGTCCTGTGCGTCTCCGTCGTGCTCCTCATGCAGGGCATCCTCTTCGCGGACGGCGGCCTCACCGCGCTGGGCGTGAACATCACGAACATGGCGGTGGTCACCACGGTCGTGGCCTACGCCGTCTTCCGCGGCCTCGTGAAACTCCTGCCCAGGAAGCGTCGGTCCATTACCGTCTCGGCGTTCGTCGCCGCTGTGATCTCCGTCCCTGCCGCCGCTGTGGCCTTCACCCTGATCTACGCGGTCGGGGGCACCACGGACGTCCCGATCGGGCAGGTCTTCACCGCCATGGTCGGCGTCCACGTCCTCATCGGCATCGGTGAGGCCGCGATCACCGCGCTCACGGTCGGCGCCGTCATCGCCGTACGACCGGACCTCGTGTACGGGGCCCGCGGGCTGACCGCGCCCCTGAAGCTGCGGGTCAACGGCGAACTGGTCGACACCCCCGCCGCCGAGCCCGTCCCCGTCGCCGCCCGGTCCCACCGCAGGGTGTGGCTGGCGGGGCTCGCCACCTCCCTCGTTCTCGCCGGGTTCGTCAGCTTCTACGCCTCGGCGAACCCCGACGGGCTGGAGAAGGTCGCCTCCGACAAGGGCATCGACGCCAAGGTCGAGGACCACGCCGCCGCGGACTCCCCGCTCGCCGACTACGGCGTCGAAGGCCTGACGAACAGCCGGATCTCCGGCGGCCTCGCGGGCGTGATCGGCGTGGGCGTCACGGTCGTCGCGGGCACGGGCGTCTTCTGGGCCGTCCGCAGGCGCCGTACGCCCGAGAACCAGAGCGGGCCCTCCCAGGTCGGCGAGTCCGTCTGA
- the cbiQ gene encoding cobalt ECF transporter T component CbiQ produces the protein MGAGHAHRLYRHGHSPVHGLPPHTKLAAVFAFVLVVVSTPREAMWAFGLYALLLAGVAYAARVPAGFVLKRLLIEVPFVAFAVLMPFVAQGERVDVLGLSLSVNGLWGAWNVLAKGTLGVAASVLLASTTELRELLLGLQRLRLPPLLVQIASFMIRYGDVIADEMRRMRIARESRGFEARGVRSWGVLAKSAGALFIRSYERGERVHLAMVSRGYTGSMPVIDEVTASRAQWSYAFALPCAALVVCLLGWTL, from the coding sequence ATGGGAGCAGGCCACGCGCACCGGCTCTACCGGCACGGACACTCGCCCGTGCACGGTCTGCCGCCGCACACCAAGCTCGCCGCCGTCTTCGCCTTCGTCCTGGTCGTCGTCTCGACCCCGCGCGAGGCGATGTGGGCCTTCGGGCTGTACGCGTTGCTGCTGGCGGGCGTGGCGTACGCGGCCCGCGTCCCCGCCGGCTTCGTACTGAAGCGGCTGCTGATCGAGGTGCCGTTCGTGGCCTTCGCCGTGCTGATGCCGTTCGTGGCGCAGGGCGAGCGGGTCGACGTGCTCGGGCTCTCCCTCAGCGTGAACGGCCTGTGGGGCGCCTGGAACGTCCTCGCCAAGGGCACGCTCGGGGTCGCCGCGTCCGTGCTCCTCGCCTCGACGACCGAGCTGCGCGAGCTCCTCCTGGGGCTCCAGCGCCTGCGGCTGCCACCCCTGCTCGTACAGATCGCGTCCTTCATGATCCGGTACGGGGACGTCATCGCGGACGAGATGCGGCGGATGCGGATCGCGCGGGAGTCGCGGGGCTTCGAGGCCCGTGGCGTCCGCTCCTGGGGCGTGCTCGCCAAGTCCGCGGGCGCCCTGTTCATCCGCTCCTACGAACGCGGGGAACGGGTGCACCTGGCCATGGTCAGCCGTGGCTACACCGGTTCGATGCCGGTCATCGACGAGGTGACCGCGTCGCGCGCGCAGTGGTCGTACGCCTTCGCCCTGCCGTGCGCCGCACTCGTCGTATGTCTGCTGGGATGGACCCTGTGA
- a CDS encoding energy-coupling factor ABC transporter ATP-binding protein: MDPVNSPPPLPSPAPSLDVAGLAFAYPDGHQALFGVDFTVGRGERVALLGPNGAGKTTLVLHLNGILTGGAGTVTVAGLPVGKKHMAEIRRKVGIVFQDPDDQLFMPSVREDVAFGPASAGLKGAELEARVRTALEQVGMEAFADRPPHHLSFGQRRRVAVATVLAMEPEILVLDEPSSNLDPASRRELADILRSLDVTVLMVTHDLPYALELCPRALILSDGVIAADGRTGELLSDEELMREHRLELPFGFDPRSVTMGA; this comes from the coding sequence ATGGACCCTGTGAACTCGCCTCCGCCGCTCCCCTCCCCCGCCCCCTCGCTCGATGTGGCCGGGCTGGCCTTCGCCTACCCCGACGGGCATCAGGCCCTCTTCGGTGTGGACTTCACGGTCGGCCGGGGCGAGCGCGTGGCCCTGCTCGGCCCGAACGGCGCCGGCAAGACGACCCTCGTGCTCCACCTCAACGGCATCCTGACCGGCGGCGCCGGGACGGTGACGGTCGCCGGGCTGCCCGTCGGCAAGAAGCACATGGCGGAGATCCGGCGGAAGGTCGGCATCGTCTTCCAGGACCCGGACGACCAGCTCTTCATGCCGAGCGTGCGCGAGGACGTGGCGTTCGGGCCCGCGTCCGCCGGGCTGAAGGGGGCCGAGCTGGAGGCGCGGGTGCGCACCGCGCTCGAACAGGTCGGCATGGAGGCCTTCGCGGACCGTCCCCCGCACCATCTCTCCTTCGGGCAGCGGCGCCGGGTGGCCGTCGCGACCGTGCTGGCGATGGAGCCGGAGATCCTCGTCCTCGACGAGCCGTCCTCCAACCTCGACCCCGCCTCACGGCGTGAACTCGCGGACATCCTGCGCTCGTTGGACGTGACCGTGCTGATGGTCACGCACGATCTGCCGTACGCGCTCGAACTGTGCCCCCGTGCCCTGATCCTCAGCGACGGCGTGATCGCGGCGGACGGCCGCACCGGTGAACTGCTCTCGGACGAGGAGCTGATGCGGGAGCACCGCCTGGAGCTGCCGTTCGGCTTCGATCCGCGCTCGGTGACAATGGGCGCGTGA
- a CDS encoding serine hydrolase domain-containing protein, with protein sequence MKVNGSVAEGFEPVEAAFVRDFETLGDRGAAVAVYRDGHKVVDLWAGTKDIDGAEPWARDTAQIVRSATKGVAAAALLLLHQRGLLDLDAPVGEYWPGFKAAGKERVLVRHVLSHRAGLPVLDHPLTPEESLDPLRGAEAVARQAPVWEPGTDHGYHALTYGWLTGELLRRVTGDGIGDWIAREIAGPVGADLWVGLPEREAARVGRVGRIETPAGDGGLRARPKQSVVQAYEDPDSLTRRAFAAITPFPDQNDPAYRAAALPATNGIATADGLARFYASLIGEVDGGARLFTPATLAAARTEESAGPDRVLVINTSFGLGYMLHGSASPFLSPGSFGHPGRGGSLGFADPDSGTAFAYVTNGFRKTVTADPRAQALVRAVRGVLGA encoded by the coding sequence GTGAAGGTGAACGGCTCAGTGGCCGAGGGCTTCGAGCCGGTCGAGGCGGCGTTCGTACGGGACTTCGAGACGCTCGGGGACCGGGGCGCGGCGGTGGCCGTGTACCGCGACGGCCACAAGGTCGTCGACCTGTGGGCGGGCACGAAGGACATCGACGGCGCGGAGCCGTGGGCGCGCGACACCGCGCAGATCGTGCGCTCGGCGACGAAGGGGGTCGCGGCTGCCGCTCTGCTGCTCCTGCACCAGCGGGGTCTGCTGGACCTGGACGCGCCGGTGGGCGAGTACTGGCCCGGGTTCAAGGCGGCGGGCAAGGAGCGGGTGCTGGTCCGGCACGTGCTCTCGCACCGGGCCGGACTGCCGGTCCTGGACCACCCGCTCACCCCCGAGGAGTCGCTGGACCCGCTGCGGGGCGCCGAGGCGGTCGCCCGGCAGGCCCCGGTGTGGGAGCCCGGCACGGACCACGGCTACCACGCGCTGACGTACGGCTGGCTGACCGGCGAGCTGCTGCGGCGCGTCACGGGCGACGGCATCGGCGACTGGATCGCGCGGGAGATCGCGGGCCCGGTGGGCGCGGACCTGTGGGTCGGGCTGCCGGAGCGGGAGGCGGCCCGGGTCGGCAGGGTGGGACGCATAGAGACCCCGGCCGGCGACGGGGGCCTGCGGGCCCGCCCGAAACAGTCGGTGGTTCAGGCCTACGAGGACCCGGACTCCCTCACCCGGCGGGCCTTCGCGGCGATCACCCCGTTCCCGGACCAGAACGACCCGGCGTACCGGGCGGCGGCGCTCCCCGCGACGAACGGCATCGCGACGGCGGACGGGCTGGCCCGCTTCTACGCGTCCCTGATCGGCGAAGTGGACGGCGGAGCCCGGCTGTTCACCCCGGCGACGCTGGCCGCGGCCCGCACGGAGGAGTCGGCGGGCCCGGACCGCGTCCTGGTGATCAACACGAGCTTCGGCCTCGGCTACATGCTGCACGGCTCGGCGTCCCCGTTCCTGTCCCCCGGTTCCTTCGGCCACCCGGGCCGAGGCGGCTCCCTGGGCTTCGCCGACCCCGACTCGGGCACGGCGTTCGCCTACGTGACGAACGGCTTCCGCAAGACGGTCACGGCGGATCCACGGGCGCAGGCGCTTGTACGGGCGGTGCGGGGGGTGTTGGGGGCGTAG